A stretch of DNA from Erwinia aphidicola:
AGCTCGGCATCAATGGCGTAGCGCAGCTCGCCGGGAATGCTCTGCGGCAGCATATCGACCTTAATACTGCTGAGGCGCGGCTCGTAGCGCAGCAGCACGCCGGACAGCGTGGTCATCAGCTGGTGCGCGGTGCCGGGCATGCCCTGCAATATTTTGGTCATATCCGGCAGGCCGTAATCGGGCAGATGCGCCAGCGTCCCGGCGCGGCAGTTGAGGATGCGCTGCATGTTGTCGAGCACCGAGAGGATCACCTGGTTCTCTTCACTGACGTTGTGCAGATCCAGCCCGCCGGCAAAGTTGCCGTACAGCATTTCATACAGCGAGGGGGAGTTGTGTGAGTGCGGCATTAGTTGTCCTTAACAGGCAGCAGGCTCAGGCTGTTTTCGCTCGCTTCCAGCACGCGCGCATTATCCGGGTCCAGCGCTTCGCGCTCCAGCACCTGCTGCCAGCCACTCTTCGCCAGGTCCGGCTGACGGAACAGGCCGACGACCGCGACAAACTGCGCTTCCGGCTCCATCGGCATATTAAGGTTAACCGCGCCGCCAGGGCTCAGCACCAGGTCGCGGCTGGCGAGGAGATCGGCACCCAGCAGCGTGTCGCCATCGGTCGCTAACTGCTGGTAGACCAGCTTGTCGAAGGCTTTACGATCTTTCAGCTGATAAACGCGGATCACCACCGACTGCGGACTGCTATGGTTTTCGCGCGTGTCGGTATTCAGTGCCTCACGCGCGATAAAATCGAGGTGCAGCACCCTAATCTTTTTATAGAAGATGGACGATACCGCCGAGCGGGTGCCGTCTGAGACGCTCTGCGTCAGTCCGCAGCCGCTCAGGCTGATGGCCAGTACCGGCACCAGCCAGCGGGTAGATTTAGTCAAACTGGTAATTAACACGCTTATTTCCTTGTACGTGCAGGGTCGGTTGCAGGCCGCGATAGCTGCCCAGTTCGGTGGTAAAAGTTTGCGGGACGTCGTCGGGAATATTCCCCGCCTCAACGCCCAGCACGCCGCTCATGCCGAGCCAGAACGGCGCCTCGCCAAGCGGCATCACCGGCAGCAGCGCGGTGCTGACGGTCAGGCGAATCTTCGCCTTAAAGCGCCAGCCGAGATAGACGCGCAGCATCACCAGGAAATCCTGATACAGCTGTCCGTCCGGCTTCCAGCCCTGCGCTTCGCTCTCGCTGTCGGTGAACAGCTCGATCAGCAGCTGGCTGCTGGTGTCCATCACTTCATCGCCCAGCGGCGCGTTGCCGTCCAGCAAAAAATCCTGCTCGCCGTAAAAGCCGAGCGGCTGGTTGATTTCAATCGGGCGCAGGCAGTACGGGCTGACCCGCGCCTGCGTCTCCGGCGCCAGCAGCTGTACCAGCGCCTGCACGCCCTCCTGGGTTTTTGCCGGCTGGCGCAGCACGCCGAGCAGCGCCAGAAAGCGCGAAACCGGGGTGGCGATATGGCTGGCGGTACCGGGAATGCCTAAGCCCACCAGGCCCAGCAGCGACTGAGAAATCGTGTCCGTCCCGCCGCGCTCGAAGGTGGCGGGATAGGAGTATTTGCGCCAGATGCGGTAGAACTGCGTCAGGATGCGGTGGCTGAAGATATCCAGGAAATCCTGCAGCGCCTCGTGCCCTTCGCGCCGCTGGCTGATGTCATCAAGGTAGGTTGTCGGCAGCGGGGAGTCTACGCCGTAGACGCCCATAAAGGTGGTGCGCACTTTGGGTGCCGCCGCGTCATCTTCACTGTATTCAACGCTTTTCAGCTCGCTGGCGGGAAAGCCCATGCCCGGCCACGGGCTGAAGCGCACCGCATCATCCTGAGGACAGGCGGTGCTGCCGAGCGGCGGCCTGTCCGGATGCTGTTTTTCCAGCAGCTGACAGAAGCGGTAAAAGTTCATCCGCGTCAGGTCAGCTTCCATACGCGGGCTCAGCCGGGAATGCGGCGGTTGTGTTTCTCTTGCCATTCCAGGCGCTCTCCGGTGGGTTGCAGGATAATAACCAGGCGGTTAAACAGATAAATGTCGGTGTACAGCGCGAAAAAGTGGCTGAGCATCTCGCCGAACAGGCAGATGTCGCCGTGCCCGGCAAAACCGTTGCTGTCGAGCGTCACGTCAATCTGCACGCCGCGCAGCAGGTAGCCCTGCTCGAAGCGCTCGGTTTCGCTATGGCT
This window harbors:
- the tssE gene encoding type VI secretion system baseplate subunit TssE; translation: MPHSHNSPSLYEMLYGNFAGGLDLHNVSEENQVILSVLDNMQRILNCRAGTLAHLPDYGLPDMTKILQGMPGTAHQLMTTLSGVLLRYEPRLSSIKVDMLPQSIPGELRYAIDAELKGIGLVRYGTEFMPEGKVLIRHMKQQQYLDARASL
- the tssJ gene encoding type VI secretion system lipoprotein TssJ, with product MLITSLTKSTRWLVPVLAISLSGCGLTQSVSDGTRSAVSSIFYKKIRVLHLDFIAREALNTDTRENHSSPQSVVIRVYQLKDRKAFDKLVYQQLATDGDTLLGADLLASRDLVLSPGGAVNLNMPMEPEAQFVAVVGLFRQPDLAKSGWQQVLEREALDPDNARVLEASENSLSLLPVKDN
- the tssG gene encoding type VI secretion system baseplate subunit TssG, producing MARETQPPHSRLSPRMEADLTRMNFYRFCQLLEKQHPDRPPLGSTACPQDDAVRFSPWPGMGFPASELKSVEYSEDDAAAPKVRTTFMGVYGVDSPLPTTYLDDISQRREGHEALQDFLDIFSHRILTQFYRIWRKYSYPATFERGGTDTISQSLLGLVGLGIPGTASHIATPVSRFLALLGVLRQPAKTQEGVQALVQLLAPETQARVSPYCLRPIEINQPLGFYGEQDFLLDGNAPLGDEVMDTSSQLLIELFTDSESEAQGWKPDGQLYQDFLVMLRVYLGWRFKAKIRLTVSTALLPVMPLGEAPFWLGMSGVLGVEAGNIPDDVPQTFTTELGSYRGLQPTLHVQGNKRVNYQFD